From the genome of Agrobacterium tumefaciens:
TTCCGAAGCGAAAATCTTCCACACAGGTGCCGTTGGTAAAGCCGCGCCTAAAACCGCGATGATCACTGTGCCGTATTGACGTTGACCAGGAACAACGAAGCATTTCAAACAGGTTGATTTCATCTTTACGCCGTCTCGGAACGTTCCGGGAGAACGCTCGAAGATAAGCCAGATATCGCCAAATAACGCCGCTTGAAACGCTCAGAAAAAGCAGCTTAAATCGACGCACAAACCGAGCCGGAAATCGCATTTTTCCAAAATCCAAAAGTCTCGCATTCTTCAAAGACAGACACTCGGGAAGGTTTGGCATCATCTTTCTTATCATCGCCTGGAATAACCAACCTTGAGGTAAAGATGTCTTTCTTGCTTGCACTTCTGATTGGCGTGATTGCCGGACTCCGCGCCATGACGGCACCGGCCGCGATTGCATGGGCAGCCTGGCTGGGCTGGCTCGATCTCTCCGGCTCCTGGCTGGCCTTCATGGGCTCCGTCTGGGCCGTTGGTATCTTCACCATCCTCGCCGCCGTCGAACTGGTCACCGACCAATTGCCCACGACGCCCAGCCGCAAGGTACCGCAGCAGTTCGGCGCACGCATTCTCATGGGCGCGCTGACAGGTGCCGCAATTGGCGTACCCTCCGGCAACTGGATTGTTGGCCTGATCGCCGGCATCGTCGGCGCCGTGGTCGGCACCTATGGCGGTGCCGCTGCTCGCGGCAAACTGGCCGCCAGCTTCGGCAAGGACCCACCGGCCGCCTTTATCGAGGACGCCGTCGCCATTATCGGCGCCTACCTGATCGTTTCATCGCTATGAAGGCTTTTGACGCAATCATCATCGGGGCCGGGCAAGCCGGCCCTTCGCTTGCCGGACGTTTCAACGATGCCGGCAAGAGCGTTGCGATCATCGAGCGCAAACATGTCGGTGGCACCTGCGTCAACACCGGCTGCAAACCAACGAAGACACTTGTCGCCAGTGCCTATGCGGCCCATCTTGCCCGCCGGGGCGCAGAATATGGTGTAGTGCTGGACAGCAAGGTGGCGATCGACATGCCGACGGTCATGCGCCGTTCGCACAAGGTCACGCTGGACAGCCGCCACGGAAACGAAAGCTGGCTGGGCAGCATGGCGAACTGCACACTGATGCGAGGTCACGCGCGTTTCGAAAGCCCCAACACCGTGCGCGTTGACGATGAGCTTCTGACCGCGCCGCAGATCTTCCTGAACGTCGGCGGTCGTGCGGCAATCCCGGATTTTCCAGGCATCGATGACGTGCCCTACATGACCAACAGCGACATCGTCATGCTGGACCGCGTGCCAAAGCATCTCATCATTATCGGCGGTAGTTACATCGGCCTGGAGTTTGCGCAGATGTATCGTCGTTTCGGCGCCGAGGTCACGGTCATCGAGAAGGGTCCCCGCCTCGTCGCGCGAGAGGACGAGGATATATCCGAGGCCATCAGCGGCATTCTCGAGGCCGAAGGCATCGCTATTCATACCAACGCCGACGATATTCGTTTCCGCAAACATGAAGACGGTATTGCCGTTAAGACCGGTAGAGATGGTGGAGACACCATTGGCTCGGACGTCCTGATCGCCGTTGGCCGCCGTCCGAACACCGACGATCTCGGTCTCGATCGGGCTGGCGTTGAACGCGATGCGCGCGGTTACATCAAGGTCGACGATCGTCTCGCCACCAATGTCGAGGGAATCTGGGCCTTGGGCGACTGCAATGGCCGAGGCGCCTTCACGCACACGGCCTATAATGACTTCGAGATTGTCGCGGCCAACCTCTTCGACGGCGAGGACCGCAAGGTCTCCGATCGCCGGGTCGGCTATGCGCTTTATATCGACCCGCCCCTTGGCCGTATCGGCATGAGCGAGACGGAAGCGAAGAAGACCGGTCGCAAGGTTCTTGTGGGCCACCAATCCATGGCCCGCGTCGGCCGCGCCGTCGAAAAAGGTGAGACCCAGGGCCTGATGAAATTCATCGCCGATGCCGAGACAAAGGAAATTCTCGGCGCCGCCATTCTCGGCACCGGCGGCGACGAATCGATCCACGGCATTCTCGACATGATGAACGCCGGTGCGACCTACGATCAATTGCGCTGGGCAGTCCCAATCCACCCAACCGTCTCCGAATTCTGGCCAACGGTTGTCCTCAGCATGAAAGAGTAACGTCTGTCGACGGCCCTAAAGTTCAGACCTGATTGGCGTCACTCACACACATCAAAAGGGCGGCCGTCGAAGACAGCCGCCCTTTTTTCATCACGCAAATCGGGCGGCTTATGACCGCCCAGTGTTTATCAAGCTGCGCGCTCGGTGCTGAAGTGGCCGCACCAGTCCTTCGACGAAACGACAGGCCACAGACCGCGGGAATCGGCCTGCGGCTGCGAGACCGGCGGGTTGAAACGACAGAGGCCGGCGTCCGCCGATACCTTGCCGCTGTTGGCCGTGTGATCTTCGTAAAATGCACAGGCGTTGCAGGAAGGATTGCTGGACATGGGAGCTCCTTTCAAAAGCTTAAGTTGAAATTATCGATCAAGTTATTAGAATTATTCTAAACTAGAAATGCAATTCGTTGCAAGGGGGCTTTGATAAAAGTCGTCAAAAGGAAGCATTATGGTCTATCGGGAGCGCATCGAAGACCAACGTATCAATTGCATTCTTGACTAAAAATATCATGTTATTGTAGGCCGAAGCCGATCTACACAGACGCTACGGCTTACGCCTCCATTGAAAGTCTCACCCATGCTCGTTCATCGCCGTCCACGAAATGTTTCAACGTCGACCACGGCCACTCGCCGGACTGTTTTGGGGATCATCGCCACGACGCTGGCGTGTGTATGGGGTGTTCCCGGCGCGACCGCTCAAGAACCCAAAACGCTGCGCATCGCCCTGGCGACAAGTATTTCAAACCAGGCGGCCGAGATCGCGGCAACCGAAGCGGAAGCTGCCGGGCTGAAGGTCGAGCTTGTTGAATTCAACGACTGGAACACGCCAAACAGAGCGGTCGCCGACCGCGAGGTCGATGCCAACCTGTTCCAGCACATACCGTTCCTGGAATTTTCCAACACGAACAGCGGACAAAATCTCGTTGCGATTGCACCGGCATTCGGCACCCCATTCGGGCTGTACTCCAAAAAGTACAAAAGTCTGCAGGATCTGCCCGACAATGCACGCATCGTTTTTTCCGGCGATGCGGTCAATACGGCGCGGTCGTTGCGTTTGCTTGAGCGGGCTGGCCTGATCGAACTCAAGCCTGATGTGGGTCACCGGGCGACATTGGAAGATGTCACTGTCTGGCACAAACCACTTCAGATCGTGCAGCTCGATGGACCGCAGATTGCCCGTGCGCTGGATGAGGTCGACGCCGGGGCGACCTACCCGACATTTGCCAAGCTGGCGGGTCTCGACCCGGCGTCCGGGCTTATTTTTGAAAACGACCCGATTTATGCATTCCAGTTCGTAACAAGACCCGAACTGAAAGACGATAAAGAGTTGCGGAAGTTTATCGACATCTACCGGAACTCGGCGGCCGTGAAGGAAAAGCTGCGGTCACTCTATGGCGATCTGGTCTCGTTTCCCTGATAAACCGCGACGCGTAAGCCTCTGATTGGAACACAAGCATGCATGGTGAATACAAGGTTCAAGGCGGCAAGCTGGTTGTCGTCGATCTCGAAAATCTGGATGGCCGCCTTTCGGACGTGCAGGTATCTGGCGACTTCTTCCTGGAGCCGGCTGAAGCACTGGACGATATCCGCACATCGCTGGAAGGGCTGCCAGTCTCTTCCAGCGTCGAAGAGATCATTGCAGCGGTCAGAGCCGGTCTACGCCCCGGTGCCGAAATGATCGGCTTCAGCGCCGAGGCCGTGGCAATCGCCGTCCGCAGAGCGCTTGGCGTAACCGGGACATGGCGAGATTATGAGTGGCAGATTCTGGAGGGGCCCGCTTTGCCGCCGGCAATTCACCTCGCCCTCGACGAAGTGCTTGCCAAGGAAGTCGCGGCGGGTCGCCGCGCTCCTTGCCTGCGGTTCTGGGAATGGGAACGCCCTGCCATCATCATCGGCGGATTTCAGTCGTTGCGAAACGAAGTGGATCTGGAAGCTGCTGCCGAATTCGGTGTGGAGACCGTCCGTCGTGTCACCGGCGGCGGTGCGATGTTTGTCGAGCCCGGCACGACCGTGACCTATTCGCTTTATGCGCCAGCGGAACTTGTCCGTGACATGAGCTTTGCGGACTCCTACGCCTTCCTTGATGACTGGGTCCTGAAAGCGCTGAACTCGCTGGGGATCGATGCGTTCTACAAGCCGCTCAACGACATTTCGAGCACCAAAGGCAAGATCGGTGGCGCGGCGCAGAAGCGCTTCACCGCCGGTTCCGTGCTGCACCACGTCACCATGGCTTACGACATGGACGCCGACAAGATGGTCAAGGTTCTGCGGATCGGCAGAGAGAAGCTGAGCGACAAGGGCACCACCAGCGCCAACAAGCGTGTCGATCCTCTGCGCAGCCAGACCGGCCTGCCAAGGGAAGAAATCATCGAGCGGATGAAGGAGACGTTCCGTTCGTTGAATGGCGGAACTGCCGGCAGCATTTCACCCGAGGAATACGCTGCCGCCGAAAAATTGGCCGCCGAAAAATTCTCGACGGATGAGTGGCTTCGTCACGTTCCGTGACAGGCTAGCCAGTCGAGGACATCGCCATGGCACAAGACACGGGTACTTATGCTCCCACGACGGAGGACTACCTCAACCGTCGGGCAGAGCAACTCGTGCTCGAGGGCTATCGGCTGCTGGCCGATCCGATCGATGATATGCGCGACCGGTCAGCACCGGCCGCGTTGCGCTTTTATCAAGACAAACTTGGCGCCTCTGCGGGAGCGGAGGCTGCAGCCGCACTCGAGCGGTTCATGACCTCGCTAAATACCTGCGCGTTCCGTCCCCTCGTCGCTTACCGGGCCGGATCACGCTTCATCAGTCCGGACGAAGTGCTTTTGCTTGGTATCGTTGCCGGCATCCAGCATTGGGATGAGCAAATATTCCGCGTTTGCCTGACGCAACTCTGCCCCGAAACCAGCCTGATAAAAGTGGCCGCTTCGGCGGAAACCTTTGCTGCCACGCTTCGCAATCTCGGTGTGGTTCTGGCACCCCTGCCCTTGAGCCTGAGAGCACGCATCACACGCCAGTCCGAAACCGTCCTCCGCGCGTCCCGGGCGACCAAAACACTCCATTAAATCGGAAAATTCGCGCTCGTCTGGCTTGTACGACAGAGGCTGATGCGGCCAAAATCAGACACCAACACACCATGATTTGTGAGATTTTGAAGGTCGAACGAGAAAAATCGACCGATTCAATCGTTCCAATGGTCCGGGCCGACCACCGGCTGTTTTCAACCGTTGAATGTTGAATGAAAAGCACTACTTTTTTACTGAAGTGCGACATCTTGTCAGTCGGCCTTGGGTGACGTATTCGAGACCCATAGGAACCCGAGCCGATGAACAAAACGGTTTGATGGCGCCGCATTTCGACGCCATATACATCATGAAGTTGGGATTGCGATGAACCTTTACCTGGACTACCTGGCTGAAATCAAAAGCAGAGAAACGCAAGGGCTTGCACCCAAGCCGATTGATGACGGCGCGCTCACCAGCGAAATCATTACGCTGATCAAGGACGCCGGCAGCGAGCACCGGTCCGATGCTCTCAAGTTCTTCATTTACAACACCCTGCCCGGCACCACGAGTGCGGCTGGCGTCAAGGCAGCGTTCCTGAAAGAAATCATTCTCGGCGAGACGGTTGTTCCCGAAATCACACCGACATTTGCGCTGGAACTTCTGTCGCACATGAAGGGTGGCCCGTCGGTCGAAGTCCTGCTCGACATCGCGCTCGGCAACGACGCTGCGATTGCCAAGCAGGCTGGTGACGTTCTGAAGACCCAGGTCTTCCTGTATGATGCCGATATGTTCCGCCTGCGTGATGCCTTCAAGGCTAGCAATGCCATTGCGACGGACGTTCTGGAAAGCTACGCCAAGGCCGAGTTCTTCACCAAGCTTCCCGATGTCGAAGACGAGATCAAGGTCGTTACGTTCATCGCTGCAGAAGGCGATATCTCCACCGACCTTCTCTCCCCCGGCAACCAGGCGCATTCGCGTTCGGACCGCCAGCTCCACGGCCAGTGTATGATCACGCCGGAAGCGCAGGCGGAAATCGTCGCGCTGCAGAAGCAGCATCCGGACAAGCGCGTGATGATGATCGCCGAAAAAGGCACGATGGGCGTTGGTTCGTCGCGTATGTCGGGCGTCAACAACGTGGCGCTGTGGACCGGCAAGCAGGCCAGCCCCTACGTTCCTTTCGTCAACTTTGCCCCTGTCGTCGCAGGCACCAACGGCATTTCGCCGATCTTCGCGACCACCGTCGACGTGACGGGCGGCATCGGCATCAACCTGAAGAACTGGGTCAAGAAGACCGGTGAAAACGGCAAGCCGATCCTCAACAATGACGGTAACCCGATCCTTGAGCAGAAATTCTCGGTCGAGACCGGCACTGTCCTGAAGATCGACGCGAAGAACAAGAAGCTTCGCGACGAGACTGGCAATGAGCTGGTCGATGTTGCCGCTGCTTTCACGCCGCAAAAAATGGAATTCATGAAGGCCGGCAGCTCCTACGCTATCGTCTTCGGCAAGAAGCTCCAGACATTTGCCGCGCAAACTCTTGGCATCGAGGCGACGCCTGTCTTCGCTCCGAACAAGGAAATCGCGATCGAAGGCCAGGGCCTGACCGCAGTTGAAAAGATCTTCAACCGCAACGCCGTCGGCGTTACGCCGGGCAAGGTTCTGCACGCCGGTTCCGACGTTCGCGTCAAGGTCAACATCGTTGGCTCGCAGGACACAACCGGTCTGATGACCGCGCAGGAACTCGAGGCCATGGCGGCGACCGTCATTTCGCCGCTCGTGGATGGTGCTTACCAGTCCGGTTGCCATACGGCATCTGTCTGGGACAAGAAGGCACAGGCCAACATTCCGAAGCTCATGTCCTTCATGAACAATTTCGGCGTGATCACCGCGCGCGACCCGAAGGGCGTCTATCATTCGATGACGGACGTGATCCACAAGGTGCTGAACGACATCACCGTGGATGACTGGGCAATCATCATCGGCGGCGACAGCCATACCCGCATGTCCAAGGGCGTCGCCTTCGGTGCGGACTCCGGCACCGTCGCACTGGCGCTCGCCACCGGCGAAGCAACCATGCCGATCCCGCAGTCGGTCAAGGTGACCTTCAAGGGCACGATGCAGCCGTACATGGACTTCCGCGACGTGGTTCACGCAACCCAGGCGCAGATGCTCAAGCAGCACGGCGACAACGTGTTCCAGGGCCGCATCATCGAAGTGCACATCGGCACGCTTCTCGCTGACCAGGCCTTTACCTTCACCGACTGGACGGCCGAAATGAAGGCCAAGGCTTCGATCTGCATCTCGCAGGACGAAACCCTGATCGAGTCGCTGGAAATCGCCAAGTCGCGCATCCAGATCATGATAGACAAGGGCATGGACAATGCCGGCAAGACCCTGCAGGGCCTGATCGACAAGGCTGACCAGCGCATTGCGGAGATCCGTTCGGGTGAAAAGCCCGCACTGACGCCGGATGCCAATGCGAAATACTTCGCCGAAGTCGTTGTCGATCTCGACGTGATTGACGAGCCGATGATTGCCGACCCTGATGTCAACAACGTCGATGTGTCGCGCCGCTACACCCACGATACGATCCGCCCGGTGTCCTATTACGGTGGCACCAAGAAGGTGGACCTCGGCTTCGTTGGTTCGTGCATGGTGCACAAGGGCGACATGAAGATCGTCGCGCAGATGCTGAAGAACATCGAAAAGGCCGAAGGCAAGGTCGAGTTCAAGGCGCCGCTCGTCGTTGCGGCGCCGACCTACAACATCATCGATGAGTTGAAGGCTGAAGGGGACTGGGAAATCCTGCAGAAGTACTCCGGCTTTGAATTCGATGACCTGAAGCCGAAGACGTCCAACCGTACCGAATACGAGAACATCCTTTATCTTGAGCGTCCGGGCTGCAATCTCTGCATGGGCAACCAGGAAAAGGCTGAAAAGGGCGATACCGTTCTGGCAACCTCGACCCGTCTCTTCCAGGGACGTGTTGTGGAAGATACCGCCGAAAAGAAGGGTGAATCGCTGCTGGCCTCGACCCCGGTCGTGGTGCTGTCGGCAATTCTCGGTCGCACCCCGAGCATCGAAGAGTATCGCTCGGCTGTCGACGGCATTGATCTGACGAAGTTCGCACCGCCGAAGACCACACCGATCGATTCCCTTTCGGTTCACTACTAAGATTTCGATCTCAAAAAATAGTGCGGCCCGCGAAGACAATCTCTTCGCGGGCCGTTTTGTTTAAAAGCCAGATT
Proteins encoded in this window:
- a CDS encoding lipoate--protein ligase family protein, translating into MHGEYKVQGGKLVVVDLENLDGRLSDVQVSGDFFLEPAEALDDIRTSLEGLPVSSSVEEIIAAVRAGLRPGAEMIGFSAEAVAIAVRRALGVTGTWRDYEWQILEGPALPPAIHLALDEVLAKEVAAGRRAPCLRFWEWERPAIIIGGFQSLRNEVDLEAAAEFGVETVRRVTGGGAMFVEPGTTVTYSLYAPAELVRDMSFADSYAFLDDWVLKALNSLGIDAFYKPLNDISSTKGKIGGAAQKRFTAGSVLHHVTMAYDMDADKMVKVLRIGREKLSDKGTTSANKRVDPLRSQTGLPREEIIERMKETFRSLNGGTAGSISPEEYAAAEKLAAEKFSTDEWLRHVP
- a CDS encoding bifunctional aconitate hydratase 2/2-methylisocitrate dehydratase, with the translated sequence MNLYLDYLAEIKSRETQGLAPKPIDDGALTSEIITLIKDAGSEHRSDALKFFIYNTLPGTTSAAGVKAAFLKEIILGETVVPEITPTFALELLSHMKGGPSVEVLLDIALGNDAAIAKQAGDVLKTQVFLYDADMFRLRDAFKASNAIATDVLESYAKAEFFTKLPDVEDEIKVVTFIAAEGDISTDLLSPGNQAHSRSDRQLHGQCMITPEAQAEIVALQKQHPDKRVMMIAEKGTMGVGSSRMSGVNNVALWTGKQASPYVPFVNFAPVVAGTNGISPIFATTVDVTGGIGINLKNWVKKTGENGKPILNNDGNPILEQKFSVETGTVLKIDAKNKKLRDETGNELVDVAAAFTPQKMEFMKAGSSYAIVFGKKLQTFAAQTLGIEATPVFAPNKEIAIEGQGLTAVEKIFNRNAVGVTPGKVLHAGSDVRVKVNIVGSQDTTGLMTAQELEAMAATVISPLVDGAYQSGCHTASVWDKKAQANIPKLMSFMNNFGVITARDPKGVYHSMTDVIHKVLNDITVDDWAIIIGGDSHTRMSKGVAFGADSGTVALALATGEATMPIPQSVKVTFKGTMQPYMDFRDVVHATQAQMLKQHGDNVFQGRIIEVHIGTLLADQAFTFTDWTAEMKAKASICISQDETLIESLEIAKSRIQIMIDKGMDNAGKTLQGLIDKADQRIAEIRSGEKPALTPDANAKYFAEVVVDLDVIDEPMIADPDVNNVDVSRRYTHDTIRPVSYYGGTKKVDLGFVGSCMVHKGDMKIVAQMLKNIEKAEGKVEFKAPLVVAAPTYNIIDELKAEGDWEILQKYSGFEFDDLKPKTSNRTEYENILYLERPGCNLCMGNQEKAEKGDTVLATSTRLFQGRVVEDTAEKKGESLLASTPVVVLSAILGRTPSIEEYRSAVDGIDLTKFAPPKTTPIDSLSVHY
- a CDS encoding DUF4126 family protein is translated as MSFLLALLIGVIAGLRAMTAPAAIAWAAWLGWLDLSGSWLAFMGSVWAVGIFTILAAVELVTDQLPTTPSRKVPQQFGARILMGALTGAAIGVPSGNWIVGLIAGIVGAVVGTYGGAAARGKLAASFGKDPPAAFIEDAVAIIGAYLIVSSL
- a CDS encoding iron ABC transporter substrate-binding protein, which produces MLVHRRPRNVSTSTTATRRTVLGIIATTLACVWGVPGATAQEPKTLRIALATSISNQAAEIAATEAEAAGLKVELVEFNDWNTPNRAVADREVDANLFQHIPFLEFSNTNSGQNLVAIAPAFGTPFGLYSKKYKSLQDLPDNARIVFSGDAVNTARSLRLLERAGLIELKPDVGHRATLEDVTVWHKPLQIVQLDGPQIARALDEVDAGATYPTFAKLAGLDPASGLIFENDPIYAFQFVTRPELKDDKELRKFIDIYRNSAAVKEKLRSLYGDLVSFP
- a CDS encoding FAD-containing oxidoreductase; this translates as MAMKAFDAIIIGAGQAGPSLAGRFNDAGKSVAIIERKHVGGTCVNTGCKPTKTLVASAYAAHLARRGAEYGVVLDSKVAIDMPTVMRRSHKVTLDSRHGNESWLGSMANCTLMRGHARFESPNTVRVDDELLTAPQIFLNVGGRAAIPDFPGIDDVPYMTNSDIVMLDRVPKHLIIIGGSYIGLEFAQMYRRFGAEVTVIEKGPRLVAREDEDISEAISGILEAEGIAIHTNADDIRFRKHEDGIAVKTGRDGGDTIGSDVLIAVGRRPNTDDLGLDRAGVERDARGYIKVDDRLATNVEGIWALGDCNGRGAFTHTAYNDFEIVAANLFDGEDRKVSDRRVGYALYIDPPLGRIGMSETEAKKTGRKVLVGHQSMARVGRAVEKGETQGLMKFIADAETKEILGAAILGTGGDESIHGILDMMNAGATYDQLRWAVPIHPTVSEFWPTVVLSMKE